Part of the Cloacibacterium caeni genome is shown below.
TATTATATCAAAATTAATTTCAATTGTTTTATTTAAAATTACATTTCCAAGCCAACTACTATATGAATTAGGATAAGAAAAAATCGTGTCGAAATCCCACTTTACGTTTGTAATTTTTGAAAAATAACTAAGATATAGTTTTTGATTTTCAAATTCTATATTTTGAAGTGCTGTATTTAATAGTTTAGTATCCCAAAATATTTCCGAATAATCAATCAGACAATTTATATATAAAAAAGAATAATATTTTGTTATTAAATGTTCGTCCCACTTAATTCCTGGATTTGAACTTAAATTTAACCAATCAAGATTTTTCCCTTTTTCCTTTGGTAAATATTTATCAATAAGGAATTGATCCCAAGGAATAGAAGGGTTTTTTAGAATTGACGGCCAATGCAAATAATTTTTGTACTTATCAATTAACGATTCAGTCCAATTAATTTTAGTATTTTGAGAAAACAAACACCCTTTTTCAATACCATTTTTTGTTAATACTCCAGTACTAAGCTCTTCAAAAAACTCTTCTATTAGTTCTTCTGTTAAAGGGAGGTCTAAACTTACCTTATTCCAATTTATTTTTCTTCTATACTCCTTGAGTATATTAGTATCTAAACTCAAATCAAAAAAAAATGAATTTAATTTAACACCCTCATATGAATTATAATTCTCATATTTATGACTTAAAAAGTCATACAAATCAAAATTTGTATTAATTGTTTCAATTAAATTATTTATTCTCATAAATCTATTCTTTTTACACTGAAATTGTTATAATTAGTCTATGTTAAATTACACATTAACGAATCTTCTATGTTTTAATTAAATAATATTAAACCACGGATTTTAAACCACCAGCAAAAGTATTAACTAATATATAAAAAGACTTTCGTTTACAAAAATATATTTGAACCAATAGATAGTAAATAGTACGTTTTCAAATAAATATAGACATTTTGAAGTAAATCCTTAAGAAGAATTTCAGATTTTAAATTTATAAATTTATGTTCAAAATATAACATTAAAAAACTTCTTTCTTACTAATGATTTTTGGACAGAAAGAACGTAAATGATTTAGTGCTTTTAACATTCTTGTTTCAAAATCGACTTCTCCCGCTCTTCGAAGTCTCCGACTTCGAAATATTAATTTCTTTTCTATGTAGAGATTCCTACGGAAATCGAAGATTCGACGAAGTCAATGACAAACTACGTGTGAAAAATTTATATTTCCAAAAATTTAACCTTCCCAAAAAAATCCCATCAAAGAGCTAAAACCAGCTTATGAAAATTTTAAAATTTCTACCTCTTTTAGTGTTACTTCCGTTTTTGAGTTGCAGCAGTACTGAAGATGAACCAACGCCAACTCCCACAGAAACCATGTATTTTCCTAATAATACAGACAATAATTGGGAAACCAAATCTATCGCCAGTCTCGGTTGGAACCAAAGCGCAGTGCAACCGCTTAAAGATTTTTTGGCAGAAAAACATTCTAAATCTTTTATGATTCTCGTAAACGGTAGAATTGTAATGGAAGAATATTTCAACGGGCATTCTGCTACCGCAACTTGGCCATGGAACAGCGCCGGAAAAACGCTGGTTTCTACCACTACAGGAATTGCGCAACAAGAAGGTTTACTGAACATCAACAATAAAGTTTCTCAATATTTAGGAAACGGGTGGACTAGCGAACCTCTGGAAAAAGAAAACCTCATCACGCCTAGACATTTACTTACTATGACTTCGGGCTTAAATGACGAAAGCAATTGGGTGATAAAATCTAACCTCACGTATTTGGCAGATGCTGGAACGAGATGGTCTTACAGCAATGTTTTTCAGAAATTAATAGATGTAGTTGCCACTTCAAGCAACCAAACTTTTGAGAATTATTTTAATGCTAAACTGAAAAATAAAATCGGGATGGATGGTTTCTGGAATTTCGGGACTATTTTCACCATTTATCATAGCAATACCAGAAGTATGGCGAGATTTGGACTGCTTTTCCTGAACAAAGGAAAATGGAAAAACGAACAAATCATCAATGAAACTTATCTGAACGAAGCCATTTCTACTTCTCAAAATATCAATCCTTCTTACGGTTATCTTTGGTGGCTCAATGGAAAATCTAAATATATGGTTCCGGGTTCGCAAACGGTTTATCCCACTGCTTTAGTTCCTAATGCTCCTACAGATATGTATGCAGCGATGGGTGCCGAAGATCAAAGAATTTATGTAATTCCGAGTAAAAATATGGTGGTCATCAGAATGGGCGATGCTTCGGATCCGCAGAATCCTAATTTTGCATTGTCTGGTTTTGATGCTGCACTTTGGGATAAAATTAATGCGGTGGTTAGATAGATTTTTTCACGCAATGTCGCAAAGGTTTTTCGCAATGAGCGCAAAGATTTTTAACAAATTTTTCATGCTTTAAGCGAGCAAAGTTGACGAATAAATTCGTTTTTAAGCTTTCGCTTTTTCAATTCGCTTGCGAATTTTAGCTTTGCTCCCTCAAATTTTTATTTTTTATTATTCAGAATCTTTGCGTTTTAAAAACATTAAGCATTAACGATTTTAGAAAATTCACCTAAAATATTTGATAAAAAAAATCAAAATTTACTTTCTTTGAATAGAGGAAAATAAATTTTGAATTTTTAGTTTATGCGACCTTTTGAGATGCTCACATCTCATGTCTTGTATCTAATATCTAGAATCTAATGCTCAAACCAAATATCTTGGTATTTCACACCTGCTTCGATTGGTAATTGCAACCAGTTATTTTGAGGAACAATTGGGCAACTGTAATCGGTAGCGTTATAAGCACATAACGGATGATACGCTTTATTGAAATCAATAATCAATTCATCATTTTGAGGAATTCTTAAATCCAAATATCTTCCACCACCATAAGTATCTTTTCCGTTGGTCTCATCTTTGAAAGGCAAGAATAAGTAATCCTGATATTCTGGGTCATCTAACAAAGCTAAACTTTGATAAACCGTTAACACTTGTTCTACTCCATTCAGCGTAAAATATGCTTTCCCGAATTCTCTGTATTTTTTAGTTCTTCCAGACGAAGTAGGAATTTCAAAAGGAACCGCGTTTTCTGTTTTTACCAATTTCGCTTTTACTCGATAGTTTAAATCAATAGGAAAAAATGGATGAGACTTGAATTTCTTGAAATTAGAGCCACGCAAAGGTGTTTCTTCTTCTGTTTTGTATTCTCGATTGAGTTCTTTTTGGAAGGTTTCGATTTCTAGAATTTCGGCAGGAAATTGTTTTTTATCGGTTTTATTTTTAAGACCTTGACCAAAGGCAAAACTTGAAACTAGGAGTAAAAGTAGGTAAATCTTCTTCATTTAAATTAATTTTATAGTATAAACATCGCTTTCATTTCTATCAATATCAGTCACCAGAAAACCTCCTTCTTGCGGAATTTCTTCTACAAAATCAAAGAGTTTGCAATCCTTAGGCAATCCAGAAAAAATAAGGGTAAACCAATATTCTTTCACAGGCGGAACTTCCGTCCAATAAGGAAACATCGAGATATTTTCCCAGAATAAAAGTTGGCTTCTATGTCCCGTGAATTTATCCACCAAGAATGTGGTGCGCCAAATTCTTACGAGATTTCCAATCAAATAATTATTCTGAAAACCACAGTGCACGATAACTTGTTTCTCTTCCTCGAATTTAGTATCGAGTTGTGAGAGCAATTCTGGAGCAATATTGGGTTTGATAATGGTAGCCATTGATAAAAATTCAACGGCACAAGTTAAGAATTTTTAGAAAATAAATAGAGGTTATCTTCCTCAAAATTTCATTAACATTCTGCCACGTTCACGGCTACTGCTAAACCACCTTCAGAAGTTTCTTTGTACTTAGAATTCATGTCTAGCGCAGTTTCCCACATGGATTTAATGACATCATCCAAAGAAACTCTGGCTTTAGAAGGATCGCTTTCTAGCGCGATATGACAAGCGGTAATCGCTTTCATAGCACCCATAGAATTTCTCTCAATACATGGAATCTGCACCAATCCACCAATTGGGTCGCAAGTGAGACCAAGGTGATGTTCCATCGCAATTTCTGCTGCCATCATTACTTGAGCTGGAGTTCCGCCCGAAATTTCCGTCAAACCAGCTGCAGCCATCGCTGAAGAAACGCCAATTTCTGCTTGGCAACCTCCCATTGCTGCAGAAATGGTTGCATTTTTCTTGAAAAGCGTTCCGATTTCTCCCGCCACTAAAATAAATCTGATGATATCTTCTTCTGAGTTGAATTCTGTAAAAGTTTGAGAATACATGAGCACCGCAGGAATTACACCACTCGCTCCGTTAGTTGGTGCTGTAATAATTCTACCAAAACTGGCATTTTCTTCGTTTACAGCCAATGCAAAACACGAAATCCAACGGGTAATTTGATTGAAATCTTTAGGTGAATTTTTTACCGCAGCAAACCATTCGTTTATGTTTTTGTAAATAACGTCCTCGCCTAATAATTTTCGATTGAAATCTGCAGCTCTTCTCGTTACATTAAGTCCACCCGGTAAAACCCCTTCTTTATTAACGCCTTTATAAATGCATTCTTTAATCTGTTGCCAAATGTAAAGCGCTTCACTTCTCGTTTCTTCTTTCGTTCTCCAAGCTTCTTCATTGATGTACACCAAATCAGAAAGTCTTGCAACGCCTAATTTATCGCAATATTTTGAAATATCTTCGCCTTTATGACAAGGATAAGGTGTTCTGATACAGTGACTTTCTATAGAATTATCTTCTTGCGTCGCCACAAAACCGCCACCAACAGAATAGTAGTCTTTTTCTAAAATTTCGCCGTTGTTAAAAACCGCTTTGAAAATCATTCCATTTGGGTGAAAATCTAAAGATTTTTGCATATTCAGCACCAAATG
Proteins encoded:
- a CDS encoding L-serine ammonia-lyase, with translation MESISVFEIIKVGIGPSSSHTMGPWNAAEMFLSEIRRNHQISEVAEVYVEFFGSLAKTGIGHGTDIAGMLGLSGENFKKIDTDKIDAKIAEIKNSGKLILGAEKEIPFIYGKHLVLNMQKSLDFHPNGMIFKAVFNNGEILEKDYYSVGGGFVATQEDNSIESHCIRTPYPCHKGEDISKYCDKLGVARLSDLVYINEEAWRTKEETRSEALYIWQQIKECIYKGVNKEGVLPGGLNVTRRAADFNRKLLGEDVIYKNINEWFAAVKNSPKDFNQITRWISCFALAVNEENASFGRIITAPTNGASGVIPAVLMYSQTFTEFNSEEDIIRFILVAGEIGTLFKKNATISAAMGGCQAEIGVSSAMAAAGLTEISGGTPAQVMMAAEIAMEHHLGLTCDPIGGLVQIPCIERNSMGAMKAITACHIALESDPSKARVSLDDVIKSMWETALDMNSKYKETSEGGLAVAVNVAEC
- a CDS encoding serine hydrolase domain-containing protein produces the protein MKILKFLPLLVLLPFLSCSSTEDEPTPTPTETMYFPNNTDNNWETKSIASLGWNQSAVQPLKDFLAEKHSKSFMILVNGRIVMEEYFNGHSATATWPWNSAGKTLVSTTTGIAQQEGLLNINNKVSQYLGNGWTSEPLEKENLITPRHLLTMTSGLNDESNWVIKSNLTYLADAGTRWSYSNVFQKLIDVVATSSNQTFENYFNAKLKNKIGMDGFWNFGTIFTIYHSNTRSMARFGLLFLNKGKWKNEQIINETYLNEAISTSQNINPSYGYLWWLNGKSKYMVPGSQTVYPTALVPNAPTDMYAAMGAEDQRIYVIPSKNMVVIRMGDASDPQNPNFALSGFDAALWDKINAVVR
- a CDS encoding DUF1684 domain-containing protein, with protein sequence MKKIYLLLLLVSSFAFGQGLKNKTDKKQFPAEILEIETFQKELNREYKTEEETPLRGSNFKKFKSHPFFPIDLNYRVKAKLVKTENAVPFEIPTSSGRTKKYREFGKAYFTLNGVEQVLTVYQSLALLDDPEYQDYLFLPFKDETNGKDTYGGGRYLDLRIPQNDELIIDFNKAYHPLCAYNATDYSCPIVPQNNWLQLPIEAGVKYQDIWFEH